The Streptomyces armeniacus genomic interval CACCGAATTTCGCGGCCACGCCGAGGCTGCTGACCTGCGCCTCCACGCTCCCCACCCTCTCATGGCGCCACATCTGGCTCGTAATGGCGCCATATATGTGCCATGATGACGGCATGGCTAGGCACGCAACTCGGTGGCCGAGGGGCGCGTCTTTCGGGGAAGTGAGCCTCAAAGGGGTCGGGTCATGGAGACAGCACAGAGCCAACGGCGGGCGGCACCGGGCGCGTTCACCGCCTTCGCCCGCTTCGTGCTCTGCGGTGGCGGGATCGGGCTCGCCTCCGGCTTCGCCGTGGCGGCCCTCGCCCTCTGGACCCCCTGGGCGCTGGCCAACGCCCTGGTCACCGTGGTCTCCACGCTCCTCGCCACCGAGCTGCACGCCCGCTTCACCTTCGGCGCGGGCCGCCGCGCCACGTGGCGCCAGCACACGCAGTCGGCCGGGTCGGCGACGGCCGCGTACGCGGTGACCTGCGCGGCGATGGGCCTCCTGCACCAGCTGGTGGCGGCGCCCGGCGCGGTGCTCGAG includes:
- a CDS encoding GtrA family protein, whose product is METAQSQRRAAPGAFTAFARFVLCGGGIGLASGFAVAALALWTPWALANALVTVVSTLLATELHARFTFGAGRRATWRQHTQSAGSATAAYAVTCAAMGLLHQLVAAPGAVLEQVVYLSASALAGVARFLVLRLVVFARRHPQPPATARTARTRRVV